The Phormidium sp. PBR-2020 DNA segment CCCTCTCCCATCACAAAACTCCCAGAGCGTAAATGCAAATCCCGTTGTGGAAAGGGAATCTCAATTCCGCGCCGTTTCAACTGCTCATGAATGGCAAAATAGAGATCACTACGAAGGATCTGCTGCTGACTCGGGTCACCACACCAGACCAACAACTGAAAATCCAGAGAACTATCGCCAAAGCCGGTAAAGAGAATCCGAGGCGGGGGAATCCGTAACACCTGGGGATGTTCTTCCGCCGCCTCTAATAACGCCGCTTTCACATCCTGTAAATTGGAGCCATAGGCCACCCCCACCGGTAGCCGTAGCCGGGAAACCGGGTTGTCATGACTCCAGTTAATCACCTCCGACTCTAGGAACCGGGAATTGGGGACAATAATCGAGACGCGATCGAGGGTGCGAATCAGGGTACTGCGGCTACCAATCCGTTCCACCGTTCCCATGGAGTTTCCCACTTCCACAAAATCCCCCACCTGAATCGGTCGCTCAAACAGCAGCACCAAGCCACTCCCCAGGTTTTTGGCAATATCCTGAAATCCGAAACCAATCCCCACACTCAAGGCCCCAGCCAAAATGGTGAGGGATGTAATATCTAATCCCCAGAGATTGAACACCACCACCGCACCAACCACCATGAGCGTATATTTAATCGTGGTGGCGATCGCATCTTGCGCAGAGCGATTCAGACGGGACACCTGCAAAATGCGAACTCGCAGCATCTGACTGAGGCGATTGGCCCCCATCACCAACCCCAACAGCAGGCCGATTAAGATCAAAATATCCAGGACTGAGTAGGTATTCGTATCAATCGGCAGAATCGGCGCCGTGATACTATTGGCAATAATTTGTCGCACCCGGTAACTCCAGCGGCGCGTTAGGGGGAAGAGGTCGCTGATATAAAAGAGGGTCAGCCCCCAGATGACAAAGCGCGTCGCCGACACGCCCAAACTGCGCCAAGCTTCCAGGTTGGAGGTTTCCTCTTGATCGCGCAACAAATAGAAGGAGAACTGTCCGGCCCCCCAATGCAGCACACAAGCCAGGAGCAGCACCAGAGTCACCTGTAACAAAGCTCGACGTAAAAACCGCTCCCCGCGCTCGTTATTGGCCTGGCGCAACACTTCCCGAATTTGTCGGGCCCAGAGTTCAGCTTGCTCCTGGGCATTGGCTCCTGGGCCGAGACTGGCATCACTTTCGGTGACAGTAATTAGATGGCTGCCATCCATCAGTAAGGTGGGTAAGCCATTACGCATGACCACCTCCACCAACTCCACCCCTGGGGACTCTGCGGCCCGTTGCAGCTTATCATTCATCAACGCGGCCCGTTCTTCGGCTGGGAACTGACTGGTGTCTCCCATCTCAAACAGAAAGATCCCATCGACGATGACGCGGGCGCTCTCCCGTTCTGGCTCAAATAGCGGGCGAGGGGAAAGCGTTTCTGGAACTACGATCTCGGGGGGCGTTTCCCTAAATTCATTGCCAATTTCCGATAGGGAGGGAGAGCCTTCATCCGGTTGGGCGATCGCCCCCGTTGTCAATACAAGACAAACAGTTAGCAATGCTAAAACCACATTCACGAAGGCATTCCAAGACTGTTTCATACGGTGTATAGAGACTCCCCTCTATGAGCTGCACTACGCAACGAGACCTAAGACAACCCGAGCAATTCTAGGGCGATCGCCTCAAAATCAGGTTTTCTGTCCCGATTAAGCCCAAAACTACAACTTATGTGATTCATTTTAGGGTCACCATTTCAACTGTCACAAACTTAACTTGATTCTGAAGACAAATCCTTTACAATGTGTCTTAGTTTACGTGGTGTGAAGGCGACTCTTCTATCTGGAACTCAGTCGTCGCTGACTCGTCTGAGTTAACCAATGGTTCTCAAC contains these protein-coding regions:
- a CDS encoding mechanosensitive ion channel gives rise to the protein MKQSWNAFVNVVLALLTVCLVLTTGAIAQPDEGSPSLSEIGNEFRETPPEIVVPETLSPRPLFEPERESARVIVDGIFLFEMGDTSQFPAEERAALMNDKLQRAAESPGVELVEVVMRNGLPTLLMDGSHLITVTESDASLGPGANAQEQAELWARQIREVLRQANNERGERFLRRALLQVTLVLLLACVLHWGAGQFSFYLLRDQEETSNLEAWRSLGVSATRFVIWGLTLFYISDLFPLTRRWSYRVRQIIANSITAPILPIDTNTYSVLDILILIGLLLGLVMGANRLSQMLRVRILQVSRLNRSAQDAIATTIKYTLMVVGAVVVFNLWGLDITSLTILAGALSVGIGFGFQDIAKNLGSGLVLLFERPIQVGDFVEVGNSMGTVERIGSRSTLIRTLDRVSIIVPNSRFLESEVINWSHDNPVSRLRLPVGVAYGSNLQDVKAALLEAAEEHPQVLRIPPPRILFTGFGDSSLDFQLLVWCGDPSQQQILRSDLYFAIHEQLKRRGIEIPFPQRDLHLRSGSFVMGEGSGRDRGNHRVTEDTEG